A single window of Chlamydiales bacterium DNA harbors:
- a CDS encoding ankyrin repeat domain-containing protein, with product MTVKAAGSPSPETKGPQISEAKEFASSSRGAPIPDTLVSAGSPESEEPGCCLGTFYSCLSFICYPFTCLLECLRCLFCCEGESEEKEASVDDTSSAGSAETSGVESPAEAVSSLDEQFNALCMAKNTAELEALIDNWGAQDAAQKEGWSPLCDLLLYNMHHLIPRLLKAGADVNSTNSTGKNVLHMCCCVKWLGLKIEGKPLIQTIIEAGADVNKPDRTGNTPLHVAVTHCALEEARQMLSLSGSALKINQKNCLGETALHLACKSVHVESAHVEFVKLLLQNGADALEEDNCDRMPLHRLCANKEKEKGVEMIDLLSKQLGFDVNAERTDCTTALHLACIKGSEKYAKQLLKLGADPRAIDLLGRTPLHYAAMNGEINLVCLLVQEYNQNINACDLSGMTPLHLVCLNEMGLKLKTERRPMVEVLMELGADEKIGGTVDGQEKLPDLKFMTESTPEPKKSAAPKKRGRTDKGEVAATLALPVDLGTVVRVRKKTVKPESKR from the coding sequence ATGACAGTTAAAGCCGCCGGCTCACCCTCCCCAGAGACTAAAGGACCGCAAATATCTGAAGCTAAAGAGTTTGCGTCTTCTTCGCGTGGAGCTCCCATTCCAGATACACTCGTAAGCGCAGGAAGCCCTGAAAGTGAAGAGCCGGGATGCTGCCTGGGCACCTTCTACTCATGCCTCTCTTTTATCTGCTACCCCTTCACCTGCCTTTTAGAGTGCCTGCGATGCCTCTTCTGTTGCGAAGGCGAGAGCGAAGAGAAAGAAGCTTCAGTAGACGACACCTCCTCAGCGGGCTCTGCGGAGACAAGCGGCGTAGAAAGTCCTGCTGAAGCGGTGAGCTCATTAGATGAGCAGTTCAACGCACTCTGTATGGCAAAAAATACCGCAGAGTTGGAAGCGTTAATCGACAATTGGGGGGCGCAAGATGCAGCACAAAAAGAGGGCTGGTCTCCTCTTTGCGATCTGCTTCTTTATAATATGCACCACCTCATTCCTCGCCTCTTAAAGGCTGGAGCTGACGTCAACTCTACTAACTCAACGGGGAAAAACGTACTGCACATGTGCTGCTGCGTCAAATGGCTGGGTTTGAAAATTGAGGGAAAGCCACTTATCCAAACGATTATTGAGGCTGGAGCCGACGTGAATAAGCCGGACAGAACGGGGAATACTCCGCTGCATGTCGCGGTAACTCATTGCGCTCTTGAAGAAGCCCGTCAAATGCTTAGTCTGTCAGGCAGTGCTTTGAAGATCAATCAGAAAAACTGCTTAGGAGAAACTGCTCTTCATCTAGCCTGCAAGAGCGTACACGTGGAAAGTGCACACGTGGAATTTGTTAAGCTGCTTCTGCAGAATGGCGCCGATGCTCTAGAAGAGGATAACTGCGACAGGATGCCTTTGCATCGCCTCTGTGCTAATAAAGAAAAAGAAAAAGGAGTCGAGATGATCGATCTCCTTTCTAAGCAGCTGGGTTTTGATGTGAATGCAGAGCGAACAGATTGTACCACTGCGCTGCACCTTGCGTGTATCAAGGGGTCGGAGAAGTATGCAAAGCAACTGCTAAAATTGGGCGCTGATCCCAGAGCGATAGACCTCCTTGGTAGAACGCCTCTACACTACGCTGCAATGAATGGAGAGATAAATCTGGTCTGCCTTCTCGTGCAAGAGTACAATCAAAATATCAATGCGTGCGACTTAAGTGGAATGACACCTCTTCACCTCGTCTGCCTAAATGAGATGGGATTGAAATTAAAAACAGAGAGAAGGCCGATGGTTGAGGTTCTGATGGAGTTGGGTGCGGATGAGAAAATCGGAGGAACGGTCGATGGACAAGAAAAGCTTCCGGATTTAAAGTTCATGACAGAGTCAACTCCGGAACCGAAGAAGTCTGCTGCTCCTAAGAAACGTGGTAGAACAGATAAGGGAGAGGTAGCAGCAACTCTTGCGCTACCGGTTGACTTAGGTACTGTCGTACGAGTTAGAAAAAAAACAGTGAAACCTGAATCTAAAAGATAA